Proteins encoded in a region of the Rutidosis leptorrhynchoides isolate AG116_Rl617_1_P2 chromosome 9, CSIRO_AGI_Rlap_v1, whole genome shotgun sequence genome:
- the LOC139865592 gene encoding F-box protein At5g03100-like isoform X2, translating to MEAMQNRSQPDVVPVELIQRIQSLLPVQEAARTCVLSKTWSHAWSTIPHLGFYKISEFFSDKKERDYIQFMDRTMSKYVQNNIPIESLKLKLDNKLASHLANKWIPTVASKSSFKEHSIRICYGSDSNIILPDEIFSGKNLHTLSVIANRSSPIETVSRNPVINCLNLRVLKLERVKISEEAVNTLFSTCILLEKIDLSIRSDMKTVLVKNLRYLQELKLMTARPFDVLNIDDVPDLRLFSYHVGLSEFHPMKTFNMASLTSVTKLSLDGVTIDVEFFDMIKSKLLSLEILDLVIRDWISERWDFTNSSLKRLTLTLRVSKKIDIIQFNAPKLHHLSYDGKTMPSLMFLSSNVPEYIKLELHLFHTVDRSFFLTMRELLSLSSKFDIEISNMSYEPLNIDREIRLL from the exons ATGGAGGCAATGCAGAACAGATCACAACCCGACGTTGTCCCGGTGGAATTGATTCAACGTATACAATCATTGTTGCCGGTACAAGAAGCGGCTCGTACGTGTGTGTTGTCCAAAACATGGTCACATGCTTGGTCTACCATCCCTCATCTCGGGTTTTATAAAATCTCAGAATTTTTTAGTGACAAAAAAGAAAGAGATTACATTCAGTTTATGGATCGCACCATGTCTAAGTATGTTCAAAACAACATACCAAtcgaaagtttgaaactgaaactcGACAACAAGTTGGCTTCTCATCTTGCTAATAAATGGATCCCAACAGTAGCTTCCAAAAGTAGTTTCAAAGAGCATTCCATCCGTATCTGTTATGGTTCTGATAGTAATATAATACTTCCGGATGAGATATTCTCCGGGAAAAACCTACATACTCTGTCTGTAATTGCTAATCGTTCATCCCCAATTGAAACGGTGAGTCGCAATCCTGTGATCAACTGTTTGAACCTACGCGTACTCAAGTTGGAACGTGTGAAGATAAGTGAAGAGGCAGTTAATACCTTATTCTCTACTTGTATCTTACTCGAGAAAATAGACCTTTCAATTCGCTCTGATATGAAGACAGTTCTGGTAAAAAATCTCCGTTATCTTCAAGAACTGAAGTTAATGACAGCGAGACCATTTGATGTTTTGAATATTGATGATGTCCCTGATCTTCGCTTGTTTTCCTACCACGTGGGGTTATCTGAGTTTCACCCTATGAAGACATTCAACATGGCTTCATTAACAAGTGTGACTAAATTATCATTAGATGGTGTGACCATAGACGTCGAATTTTTTGACATGATCAAATCAAAATTACTTTCTCTCGAGATTTTGGACCTTGTAATTCGGGATTGGATTTCAGAAAGGTGGGATTTTACAAATTCTTCTTTGAAACGACTGACCCTCACACTCCGTGTAAGTAAGAAGATTGACATAATACAATTTAATGCTCCAAAGTTACATCATTTGAGTTACGACGGCAAAACAATGCCTAGTCTCATGTTTCTATCTAGTAATGTTCCTGAATATATCAAGCTTGAATTACATTTGTTTCATACTGTTGATCGTTCTTTCTTCCTTACGATGAGGGAACTACTCAGTTTATCAAGCAAATTTGATATCGAGATAAGCAATATGAGTTATGAGCCGCTGAACATTGATCGCGAAATAAG ACTTCTTTAA
- the LOC139865592 gene encoding F-box protein At5g03100-like isoform X1, which translates to MEAMQNRSQPDVVPVELIQRIQSLLPVQEAARTCVLSKTWSHAWSTIPHLGFYKISEFFSDKKERDYIQFMDRTMSKYVQNNIPIESLKLKLDNKLASHLANKWIPTVASKSSFKEHSIRICYGSDSNIILPDEIFSGKNLHTLSVIANRSSPIETVSRNPVINCLNLRVLKLERVKISEEAVNTLFSTCILLEKIDLSIRSDMKTVLVKNLRYLQELKLMTARPFDVLNIDDVPDLRLFSYHVGLSEFHPMKTFNMASLTSVTKLSLDGVTIDVEFFDMIKSKLLSLEILDLVIRDWISERWDFTNSSLKRLTLTLRVSKKIDIIQFNAPKLHHLSYDGKTMPSLMFLSSNVPEYIKLELHLFHTVDRSFFLTMRELLSLSSKFDIEISNMSYEPLNIDREIRFAVPSTNVEQLSYYSHSHKSYLHWHLSFFDALITLCHPKYVTIYILNEYF; encoded by the coding sequence ATGGAGGCAATGCAGAACAGATCACAACCCGACGTTGTCCCGGTGGAATTGATTCAACGTATACAATCATTGTTGCCGGTACAAGAAGCGGCTCGTACGTGTGTGTTGTCCAAAACATGGTCACATGCTTGGTCTACCATCCCTCATCTCGGGTTTTATAAAATCTCAGAATTTTTTAGTGACAAAAAAGAAAGAGATTACATTCAGTTTATGGATCGCACCATGTCTAAGTATGTTCAAAACAACATACCAAtcgaaagtttgaaactgaaactcGACAACAAGTTGGCTTCTCATCTTGCTAATAAATGGATCCCAACAGTAGCTTCCAAAAGTAGTTTCAAAGAGCATTCCATCCGTATCTGTTATGGTTCTGATAGTAATATAATACTTCCGGATGAGATATTCTCCGGGAAAAACCTACATACTCTGTCTGTAATTGCTAATCGTTCATCCCCAATTGAAACGGTGAGTCGCAATCCTGTGATCAACTGTTTGAACCTACGCGTACTCAAGTTGGAACGTGTGAAGATAAGTGAAGAGGCAGTTAATACCTTATTCTCTACTTGTATCTTACTCGAGAAAATAGACCTTTCAATTCGCTCTGATATGAAGACAGTTCTGGTAAAAAATCTCCGTTATCTTCAAGAACTGAAGTTAATGACAGCGAGACCATTTGATGTTTTGAATATTGATGATGTCCCTGATCTTCGCTTGTTTTCCTACCACGTGGGGTTATCTGAGTTTCACCCTATGAAGACATTCAACATGGCTTCATTAACAAGTGTGACTAAATTATCATTAGATGGTGTGACCATAGACGTCGAATTTTTTGACATGATCAAATCAAAATTACTTTCTCTCGAGATTTTGGACCTTGTAATTCGGGATTGGATTTCAGAAAGGTGGGATTTTACAAATTCTTCTTTGAAACGACTGACCCTCACACTCCGTGTAAGTAAGAAGATTGACATAATACAATTTAATGCTCCAAAGTTACATCATTTGAGTTACGACGGCAAAACAATGCCTAGTCTCATGTTTCTATCTAGTAATGTTCCTGAATATATCAAGCTTGAATTACATTTGTTTCATACTGTTGATCGTTCTTTCTTCCTTACGATGAGGGAACTACTCAGTTTATCAAGCAAATTTGATATCGAGATAAGCAATATGAGTTATGAGCCGCTGAACATTGATCGCGAAATAAGGTTCGCAGTTCCATCTACTAACGTAGAACAACTATCATATTATTCACATTCACATAAAAGTTATTTGCATTGGCATCTTTCATTTTTTGATGCACTCATTACGCTTTGTCATCCCAAATACGTAACCATATACATTCTTAATGAATATTTTTAG
- the LOC139867891 gene encoding uncharacterized protein: MEEVRRRSKRGDVPVDLVHLIQSLLSVKEAARTCVLSKTWSHAWSTIPHLRFHYKTSKFPTDEEKEREYIKFIDRTMSKYVQHNIPIESLKLKLDNQFASHFSNKWISTVAAQCCLRELYIRIFYKSVSKLILTDEIFSGKNLHTLSLRGSRSSPIEIVSRNPVINCLNLRLLKLEDVEISEELLDTLFSTCILLEKIVLSLRSDMKTFKLRNLCYLQELKFITDVPYDVWKIEDVPSLRLFDYVVRLSWTEPITKFNVASLTSVTKLSLDGVTIDVEFLDMIKSKLPSLEILDVVIRNWTFERWDFTSSSLKRLTLIIHQSEKFDIQVNAPNLHHFSFSGRIMPSLVFPSSSNGPEYIKLELDLFVPVDRSFFLTMRELLNLSSKFDIEISNIIHYKELNIDNEDHEIRFTVPSTNVQHLSYYAYTPEKLQGHLSFFDALITLCHPKYVTVYTPKEEFCDFFKPVISGMMAKKKSDGKDIEFKNIDNDKWEILTDDCPSNLGIWDDTFYSLELKPNW; encoded by the coding sequence ATGGAGGAAGTTCGGAGAAGATCAAAACGTGGCGATGTACCCGTGGATTTAGTTCACCTCATACAATCATTATTGTCGGTAAAAGAAGCGGCTCGTACGTGTGTGTTATCCAAGACTTGGTCACACGCTTGGTCTACCATCCCTCATCTCAGGTTTCATTATAAAACCTCAAAGTTTCCTACAGATGAAGAAAAAGAAAGAGAGTACATCAAGTTTATTGATCGCACCATGTCTAAGTACGTCCAACACAACATACCAATCGAAAGTTTGAAGCTGAAACTAGACAACCAGTTTGCTTCTCATTTTTCTAATAAATGGATTTCAACAGTAGCTGCCCAATGTTGTCTCAGGGAGCTTTACATCCGTATCTTTTATAAATCTGTTAGTAAATTAATACTAACTGATGAGATATTCTCCGGGAAAAACCTACATACTCTGTCTTTAAGAGGTTCCCGTTCATCACCAATTGAAATAGTGAGTCGCAATCCTGTGATCAACTGTCTGAACCTACGGTTACTCAAGTTGGAAGATGTGGAGATAAGTGAAGAGCTACTTGATACCTTATTCTCTACTTGTATCTTACTCGAGAAGATAGTCCTTTCACTTCGCTCTGATATGAAGACATTTAagttaagaaatctttgttatctTCAAGAACTGAAGTTTATAACAGATGTACCATATGATGTTTGGAAAATTGAAGATGTCCCTAGTCTTCGCTTGTTTGACTACGTCGTGCGGTTATCTTGGACTGAACCTATAACGAAATTCAACGTGGCCTCATTAACGAGTGTGACTAAATTATCATTAGATGGTGTGACCATAGACGTCGAATTTCTTGACATGATCAAATCAAAATTACCTTCTCTTGAGATTTTGGACGTTGTAATTCGGAATTGGACTTTCGAAAGGTGGGATTTTACAAGTTCTTCGTTGAAACGACTGACCCTCATAATTCATCAAAGTGAGAAGTTTGATATACAAGTCAATGCTCCAAATTTACATCATTTTAGTTTCAGTGGCAGAATAATGCCTAGTCTTGTGTTTCCATCATCTAGTAATGGTCCTGAATATATCAAGCTTGAATTAGATTTGTTTGTTCCTGTTGATCGTTCATTCTTCCTTACGATGAGGGAACTACTCAATCTATCAAGCAAATTTGACATCGAAATCAGCAATATTATACATTATAAAGAGCTGAACATAGATAATGAGGATCACGAAATAAGGTTCACAGTTCCATCTACTAACGTGCAACACTTGTCATATTATGCATATACTCCTGAAAAATTGCAGGGGCATCTGTCATTTTTTGATGCACTTATTACTCTTTGCCATCCCAAATACGTAACCGTATACACTCCTAAGGAAGAATTTTGCGACTTCTTTAAGCCTGTGATAAGTGGAATGATGGCTAAGAAAAAGTCAGACGGAAAAGATATTGAGTTCAAGAATATCGATAATGATAAATGGGAGATTTTAACAGATGACTGCCCAAGTAATCTTGGCATATGGGATGACACTTTTTATTCACTTGAGTTGAAACCAAACTGGTAG